The Deltaproteobacteria bacterium DNA window GTTTGTTCCAAAGACCTCCTGAAAATTGAAACGCAGGGCGGTCATCCACCGGTTTGTCACCAGCGGGATCAGCTGGACCGCCTCCAGGCGCCACCCCTGGAAATTCTTGTCGCTCCCAAGGGCCTTGTTCGAAAAAAAATAAGAGAGACGAACTTTCGAACCGGACGTTGAATATTCCTTGTTTGCCCGGTTGTCGAAGACGAGGGCGAATTCATCGATAAAATTGGTCGAGTCGACCACATTGGGGAGGGCGCCATAACGGGTCAGCGTATCGTCGATGTCGTCAATCGCCCGGCCGAGTATGTCGGTGGTGTGGAATTTTGGGGCCATTTCCACCCTTAAGTGATTCATGAAATACCAGCCAAAGGCGGCATCGAGCAAAAAATTCCGGCCGGTGAAATTGCTCTGATTTCTTTCGATCCTTCGGGGCCCGAGGCCGAAAAAACGACCAAAAGGGGTCTTTAACCAGGTGAAGGTTCCTTCCAGATAAAATTTGTCGAAGAAGGAGGGGTCAAGAAAATGGAACTCCACATCCCTCAAATATTTCTGGGCCACCTCGGCGTAGATTTCAATCGCCTCGTCCGGTTTGGGGTAGAAGTAGGAGAGGGCGGCGCCGCTGACGCCGGTTATGGTGTTGTACTGGCCGATGGCGGCAAAGATTGCCTTGATCTGCTTGTCATGGTCGGACATAAGGACCACCGGCATCAGGCCGTAGGTGTTGCCTTCATCCGGCCTCGATTCCCAGACGGGGACAGGGAAGACATCGATCTCGCGGTCTTTGAAATAGCGAAAAAGAGGATTTCCCTTTTTGGTTTCCGTCGGGACGGTTTCTTTTTTTGGCTCGCCCGCGCCAAGCGGGGTCAATCGGGTGAGAAGGGCCAGCAGAAAAAGAAGGATAATTTTATTTTTTTTCACGATGAAAAATTTTCAGCACCAACGGTATTATCAGGAGCGCTGCCGCAAGACAAGCAAGACTTCTCCAGCAAGACTTCTCCTTGATTTGTCGTTCCTAAAATGGGAGAGAAATGCGTCACGATGCAGGCCCTTCTCCTCTTCATCTGTTTTGTTGTTTTCCCGTCGGTTCTTTTGGCGGACGACCGGTGTCCCGGCGCCGATTCGCCTCCACCGCCGGTTTTGAAGGCCGATCTCCCGAAAATTTCCGCCGCGCTTGATTCTTTGCAGAAGCTTCTTGACTTGCCAATTTGGGAGGATTCGGACGATTCCCGTCAAAGCCTTCGGAATATCTTCGACACGGTCCCTCAAAAAACCAAATTGGAGCAGTTTTTTCAGCTCCTGTTTTTACTGCAAAAGAAAATCCCTTCCCAAAGGCTTCCGTTGACCGTCAAACCGCCCGGCATAACGGATGTTTTGCTTGCCGCAAAGGTTTTTACGGCCCCCGATTTTCCCAAAAAAATAACCTCGGTGACCTTGACCAAAGATCGCGCGGGAAAGACCGCCTGGTTTGTCTCTTTTGCCGATTCGGAGGTTCGCTTTCCCATCAACAAGGGGGCCGGTTTTGACGCCTGGGATCAGGGGATGTGCCAGGCGGCCAAAGAGCTGGTTTTTTATCCCGGTTTTTCTTTCAGCATCCGAAAGGCCCGGAATTCGGCCAACCTGATTGTCGAGAATTTCGACAAGGTTGAAATTTTCGGAAGTTTTGGAAGCCGGGGGCTGTTTACCATCGACCTTAATTATGTGGACCTCGAGAAAGTGGAATTCATCCAGGGAACCGACGAGGGGAAGGTGACGGCGCGGGTGGCCAAAAGGGAATTTCGGGAAAATCGGCACTCGAGCCTGTTTAAGTTTATCGGCACATTGATTCCGAATACATCCAGGCAAAGGATTGACTGGTAGAAATCATTTCAAAACCGGCAATTGATGAGGTGGTTTTAAGCCGTAGCGGCTTTTCTGTCGGCCAAGGCGTGCTTGACGAGATTTTTGCCCATCTCCCACATAGGGCCGGTGATTTGGCCGCATTCTTCAAGCACCGAGTCGAGAGCGGTGACAAAGCGGCCGACATGATCCGGTTCAATCACCAAAGGAGGAAGAATTTTCACCACATCCTGTTCGTGGCCGGAGACTTGTGTCAATATCCGGTGCTTGGCCAAAAGCGGCATCACAATCAACTCGCCAAACAGGCCGGAGTTGATCTGATGAACCATATTCCACTGGATTTTTTTCTTGAGGGAGGTGGGCTTTCCGAATTCGATGCCGATCATCAATCCCCTGCCGCGGATCTCCTTGATCCATTCGTGTTTTGCATCGAGTTTTTTGAGCCCCTCGACGATTTCTTCCCCCCGCATTCGGGCCTTTTCAACCAACCCTTCCTCTTCAATAATTGAAAGGGTCGCAAGGCCGCAGACCATGGCGAGATCGTTCTGCCCAAAGGTGGAGGAGTGAACCACGCACCGGTCCATCCGTGAAAAGACCTTGTTGTAGATACTTCGTCGCGTCAGTGTTGCTCCTACCGGTACCATCCCGCCCGAAAGCGACTTGGAAACGGTGATGATGTCGGGGTTTAAATTCCAGTGTTCGAACCCGAACCATTTTCCGGTGCGGCCCAGCCCCGTCTGGATTTCATCGGCGATGGCGAGAGTCCCGTACTTTTGGCAGAGTTTTTGCGCTTGAGGAAGGGTATCGTCGTGGGGAATGTAAACCCCCTTTCCCTGAATCGGTTCATAAATAAAGGCGGCGACATCTTTCTTTTTCAGTTCATCCTCCAGTTGATTCAGATCGTTTTGCCGGATCATCTCGCATCCGGGGAGAAGATCGCCGAACCCTTCACGGAATTCGGTGTTGCCGTTTAGGGCAAGGCTTCCCGTTGAAAGGCCGTGAAAGGCGTGATGGAGATAAAGAATCCGTTTGCGCCCGGTGGCGCCGCGGGCGAATTTGATGGCGCACTCGTTGGATTCGGTGCCGGAGTTGGTGAAAAAAACGGTATCGATCCCGTCCTGATTCACCCGTTTGATCAGCGCCTCGGCCAAAAGGCCCGAAAGGAGCGGGGCCTCCATCTGCACCAGGTTGGCGCGGTCTTTGTCGATAAATTCTGTCAGCGCCAATTTGATTTTCGGGTGGTTTCGACCGATGGCGAAAACGCCATAGCCGGAGAGAAAATCGAGATACTCATTGCCGTCTTTGTCGTAAAGATACGGCCCTTTCGCTTTCGTGTAAACTTTGTCGAAGCCGATGGTCTTTAAGACTTTGGCGAACTGCGGGTTGATGTAGTTCGAATGAAGGGCATAATTTTCGCCTTCGCGCGATTCGATAAGTTTGTGAATGTCGAAAGGCATCATTCTCCTTTGGGTGACAATTCAGTCCCGGTGTCTGCTTTCGGTTTTGTCGGAACTCGCGGTCTATTTAATCGCCACTCTATTTGATTGTTGGGCTCAAGAATGTTCCGATTGGCGATGTTCACTGCGGTGCGCTCAAACAGCCGACAAAACCTCAAGGCATCCACCCGAGACTGAATTGCTACCTTTCTAGCAGAGGGTTCTTTGAAAGAAAAGAGTGAAAATCGCCTTAAAATCGGATAAAAGGGGAAGATGGATCAGGTACTTGTCGCTGTCGAAGGTCTTTGCAAACGGTACCCCGATACCTTGGCTCTCGATAATCTTTCCTTTCATTTGAAGAGAGGGGAAATTCTCGGGCTTTTGGGCCCCAACGGTGCGGGAAAGACAACCGCCATTCATATTCTGCTCGGGCTGTTGACCCCCAGCACGGGAGAGGTTTCGGTCTTCGGCCTCTCTCCCTTAAAGGATCGCCACCGAATTGCCAAACGGCTCAATTTTTCATCCGCCTATGTGAATCTGCCGACGAATCTTAAGGTCTATGAGGTATTGAATGTCTTTTCGCGGCTTTATCTGGTAAAAAATGCGGCCAAAAAAATCAAATCGCTCCTTGACCTCTTTGAAATTTCACACCTGAAAAACCGTGTGACCGGGGCCTTGTCGGCGGGGGAAAAAACAAGGCTCAATCTCTGCAAGTGTCTCCTGAACGATCCGGAGCTTCTTTTATTGGACGAACCTTCCGCCAGCCTCGACCCAGAAATGGCCGATACCGTACGCGGTGTTCTGAAGAAAATCCAGAAGGAGCAGGGGATCGGCATCGTTTACACCTCGCACAACATGATGGAGGTGGAAGAGTTGTGCGACCGGATCCTTTTTATCCATCAGGGAAAAAAAATCGCCGAGGGTTCGGCGGAAGAGGTGAAACGGACTTTCAAGAGCGGGAGCCTGCAGGAGGTCTTTATCAAGATTGTCCGCAATGGGGATTTGATCTTATGAACGAATCTGTTTCGCGCATCAACGCCATGATCCTGCGCTATCTCTACCTCCACAAGCGGAGCGTCTCCCGCACGCTTGAGGTTATTTTCTGGCCGGTGATGGAACTGTTGGTCTGGGGTTTTTTGACCCTCTACATCCAGAGCCTGGCCCAGACTGAAGTTTCCAAGATCATTATTTTTCTCATCAACGCGATGATTTTCTGGGATGTCCTCTACCGGAGCCAGCAGGGGGTGAGTATTTCCATTGTCGAGGATATCTGGACGCAAAACATCGTCAACCTTCTGGTTTCCCCGCTTAAAATCTGGGAGTGGCTGACCGCCACGTTCATTTACGGAACTGCAAAAATCCTGTTGATCGTGGCGATTCTTGCCGTCATCGCGTTTGGGCTTTATCATTTCAATCTCATCGGCATGAACGGTTTTTATCTCATTCCCCTGATGGCCAATCTTCTCTTTTTCGGCTGGGCGATGGGGGTTTTTACCTCCGGCCTTTTGATCCGCTGGGGACACGCCGTGGAGGCGCTGATTTGGGGAATCCCCTTTCTGGTCCAGCCGCTTTCCGCGATTTTTTATCCCCTCTCGATCCTTCCGCCATCGGTGCAGGTTATTTCAAAACTACTCCCCAGCACGTATGTATTTGAGGGGATGCGGGCGATGATCCGGGACGGGGTGATGCCGTCGAGCTACATGTTGACGGCTTTTTTGCTCAATATTGTTTATTTCTTTATTGCGGGATTTTTTTTCAAGTGGATGTACGCCAAATCGCGCGCCAGCGGAAGGCTGGGGAGGTTGGGGATGGATTGATGTTTCCCCAATTTTTCGGTTGATTAAGAGGGGGAGGGGGGATTTATCGGCCCGGATCGATGATTTTCAGATTTTGAAAATAGGTCCTGTAAAAACCCTGGTCTCGCGTGATCAAGTTTCCCGCATGAACAGCGGCATGGGCCCCGACAAGAAAATCGGCCAGAACGCGGCGAGATTGAAGGAATTTCCGTTTTTTATGCTCATTATATCGTTTCCAGCTTCGTGAGGCCGTCCATAAGGCGCCGTTACCTGAAGGGACCTGTCTGATTCCTGTGGAAACCAGAAACGTTTTGAACAACAGTTCGTCGTCAAACTGGGCGGCCAATTCGGCATAGACAACCTCTCCGATGATCAACGGGGCCTTTTCGACGTATTGGTTGAGCGTTCTTCTGGACGATTCCAAAAAAGAGGGATTCGGGATGAGAATATCGAGAAGAATATTTGTATCGACGGCAACGATCACGATTTGTGACCCCGCAGGCCGGCAACGATGCGATCACTGTCTTTTGTTTTAACCGATTTCAGGAGACCTACGAATTTGTCGAAGGGGGCCCTTTTATCCTTCCGGACGACCTGGATGCGGCCTCCGGCAGAGATGACAAAATCAACCTCTTCACCGGAGCGGACATTCAACGCCGCCCGAACCGGTTTGGGAAGGGTGATTTGGAATTTTCGGGTCAGTCGAGACATAAGTAATACCTCTAAGTAATACTAAACGATCTCCCCGATTTTTGTCAAGGCCCCGGACATTTGAACTTCATTTTGAAGGGCTGTGCATTTTAAACACCTGCCGGATCAGCATATCGAGGGGGGATTCATTTTGATCCTCTTGATCCTCTTGGTTCCCCTTTTTGTCCCTATTTTTTTTCTTCTTTTGTTTTTTCTTCTTTTCCTCCCGGTGCAGTTTTCCCAGGCAGGCGAGCATTTGGGGGATGATGACGGGGATCGGCTGGGTTAAGGTGGAGGAGGGGAGGTGGCCGTTTTGGACCAGCGCTTGCGTCAGCGAGACGATCTGTTCTTTCAGCGAAGGGGCTTGGTCGTTCGTTTTGGTCAGCAAAGATTCGCCGGATTCTTTTACTTCCCCTTCACTCCCTTTTGGAATCACCCTCTCCCTTAATCCCTCCCCCCTTCCACCAAACAACTGGCGGACAGGCGAGGTGGAGGGGCAGGGGAGAGGGGGCGTTTGAGGTAAGTTGTCAGCCGTTCCAGTCTGCCCGGCCGGCTGTTGCATCTGCTCCCCTGCGGGAGCGAGATTTTGCAGAATATTGGCCAGCAGTTGTTGTTCAACGGTCAGGATCGTCTGGAGGGCCTGCAGGTTTTGGAGGGGGGAGATCATTTGGCTGTCTTGGCCTCGATCGGTTTCCACTTCCGGTAGCGGCCGTCTTGGTAGGAGTAGATCCAGCCTTTTGTCTGTTCACTGCAATGCCATTTACCAGTGCAGTCACGCTCCTCGGCGATAATTTCCCTATTGCCGTCCCCATCAATATCTTTGAGAAAACCGGGATCGATAAAATCATCAGTACCGAAAAAATCCTTGCCACCTCCCCAAGTGTAAAAAACAAACTCCCCCTTGTTGGAAAGATCGTCGGGATCAAAAATGGCCACGTGATAAGTTTCAGCACCGCTGGACCCCCCTCCAAACCCTTCGGCAAATACAATGAATGGGGCTTCATTTTGAACAAGTCTCACCTGCCGGACCTCGAGAGAACAAGCGGCACGGTAACGATTGCAGGTGCCGTAAAAAATCTTTTTTGTTTTATTTTTCTGGTTTGCCAGTTGGATACGGACATAGCTGTCTTTTTCGGTTGTTGATTCGCCCAAACAGCTTTTGCCGGTGATGGTTACGGAGGGAAAAATAAAACGAGGTGTCTTGCGATTGTACCGTAGAAGCGGTGAAAAATTCAGACAACGTCAATACCCAAAACAGGATTTTAAATTTTTTGCGCATAAGGAGCGATTTCGACTATTGACCCTTCGGCATTAAAATCCATATGCTGTTGTTTCCATTCCTTGGCCGAAGGTACGTTATTGTTTTGAGCTATTTCCGGCCCATTTGCAAGCAGGGAGTGGACAGCACTCGAAACACGGGTATCCTGGAGGGAAAGGATTGATTTAATACTGGCAATAAATTTCAAACCTTCGCTACGGCGTGCCGGGTCGTTGAATTTTGTTGTTGACCAGAAATAATCTTTCCAGTTACCCCCTTTTGCTTCAGCCGATGCGACGGCGTCGGCTACGGCGCCTTCCCCTTGATTGTATCCGGCCGCAATTTTCTCCAGATCTCCTTTAATGTAAGGCAGATCTCTTAAATAAGTGAGAAAGGCAGTACCCCGGTCAATTGCCTGTTCCGGGACAAAAGGGTTTATAGAGGTTTTAAAAAATTGTTTTTTGGGGTTTGGGGCATAAATATCACGGGTGAACTGCATTACCCCATAGGCTCCGGTATCGGATACGGCCTCAATTTTTCCTCCGGATTCGTTAATGATGACGGCGGTTATCAGCGATTCGTCGATTTGGTGGGTGGATGCGGCAGCTTGACAATCTCCGCATCGTTGAGCGCTTTGATCTCTTTGCCGTCCATGCTTTGGAGGAGTTTAAGGCCGCTTGAGGCCGCCGAAACTCCGCCCCGCAACGCCTCCGCGCCGATGCCGAAAAGATCGTTGTTATTTTCAATCGACAAACCGCCCATATTTTTTCAGCTCCCTGCCCCCGTTGCCGTTGCGTTATAAATTGTCCCTGATTTCCGCCATCTTGTCGCCGATCCATTTCTGGAGGCTGGGAAAGTCCCTGGACGCATCCGGATAAAGCTGTTCGGCCAGATCGGGGTTCTGCTGAAACTCGGGATAAATCTGCTCGGCCACGGCGCGTGGAGAGAGATTTTGGTCGTAGCCATCCCAAATAGCTTGCATGACCACTGTTCTAAACTCATCTGCCCCTTCCGGTTTGGCGATCTCCATTGCCGAAGATGCCATGCCATCCCAAATCTTGTTTGATAGTGATAAGTCATTGCTCATAAGTTCTCCTTAATTTTAGTTTGATGTTTAATTAAATCACTACTTGCCTCTGCAAACTCCGCTCCCAAGCCGCTTCATCCGCCACTGGCTTTGCTACTTGGGAACCCTCCTTTTAGATTTTTACGTTTTCTGTCACAAGTGACTGCGTATACCGCGCCATGTCGCCCACCGTCTCGACGGACGGCATGGTATCGCCGTCAAATTCAACCCCAAACTTCTTTTCGAGGTGCACGATCAATTCCACGATATCCAGCGAGTCGAGGCAAAGATCATCTTTGAGGTTGACGTGCGGGAAAAGCAGGTTTGCCTTCGGGCCTTTCAGGAAACGGGAAACCTCCGTTCGTATTTCGTCACAGGAAGAGACAAGCTGGGAATTTTTGGTCATCGCTTTATACCCTTCTGAAATGATTAAGGTACCCTCTATCCCCTTCCCCTCTTCGTGGTTTAACGTGATCGCCGTTGTAATGATAAATTGTGTCAGCCCCCGATCCACCATCGATCCAATTAGTATTTCCTTTTGTTCCTTCAATGACGTCATCGCCGGCGCCGCCAAAAATTTTGTCACTGCCGGACCCGCCCTGGATGGTGTCGTCTCCCTTTCCTCCATGAATGGTCGTATCGAGCGAAAGAGACGGATCGATTTTGATGTTGTCATCGCCGTTTCCGCCATAAATCTTGACGTTTCGCAACTGGGAATAGGGAACGGTAGCCATAACCTCGCCGTTGACCTTTATCTCCACCATCGCCGGTGTCCGGCCCAGCATGCGGTTAAGCTCGATTTTGTCATTTCCGTCTCCGCCCCTGATTTTGAGAGTTCCGTTTTTTAAAACGGTGCTCACTTGTGAGGTTCCCTTCCCTTGAGTTTTAGAAAAATCATTATGTTTTCCGGTTATTGAGAGACTCGGCATTTCCGTTATTGAAGACATGGTTTTCTCCTTTTTTGCGGCTGGTTTTAGACCCTTAAGTTCTCATGCTCAAATCTTTTAAGGCGTTTCCTTTTTTGGTCACGCCGCTGGCGACTTCTTCCAGCATGGCTTTTTTGCGCGTTAAAAGCTCTTTGAGATCGGTCTCGAGCTGGCTGACCTCTTTTTTGAGTTTGTCTTCAGTCTTTTTGAGCCGCTCAATTTCGGCCGACAGGGCGGCCTTCGGCGTGTATTTTGCCCCAAAAATCGGGTCCTTTGTGGCCAACTGCCCCCTTTTGATCTCTTTGACCTCTCCGCTTTTCTCATCGTAGGTAAAATCAACGCGCTCATAAGTATGATAGATTTTGGTATCACCGCCGCCGGGATGTTTGTCTCTAACCATGTCCAGTTTGCCGATCTGCTTGCCGTAGGCGCCCAGGAGGGCCGTTTTCATCTCGAGCTTGGTTTTAACCTCATCGATTTTTTTATTGACCTCCTCGATCATGAAGGCCTGCATCATGACATCGGCGCTCAAGTTTTCGACGCTACTTGTCGATTGAGGCGTGATGATTGTCGAACTGACCGTTTCACTTCTTTGATTGGTAATTTCCATGGAAACCTCCCGTTAATTTTTGGCGATGGCGCTTTCGGCCTCGTTTTTAAGACGCACGTAACTGTTCATCGCGTCCTCTGTTTTGGCACGCGACTCCCGCGCCCTTTTTTCGACATCCTGCGCCTGTTCCGTTTGCTTCGATTCTGCAAGAATGTCTTTCTGCAATTTTTCGACATCCACTCCCGCCTGTTGCGCTTTTTTCGCAAAGGGATCGAACTGAAGAACAAAATTGGCCAGTTTCTGAATTCCCCCGGCGATCATTTTCAAGGCGTTGGCAATTTTTGCCTGCGCGGCCTTTAGCGCCGGAGAGGCGACGTTGGGCATGGTTGAAAGCTTGAAATTAATGACGGATGCCACGACGGAGGTTGCCAGTGAGACAATGTTTTTGAGCAGGCCACTGCTGAATTGGGCTTTAATTTGCTCTTCCATTTTGTTCACTTTTTCCTTTTGAAGCGATATTTGACTGTCGAAATGCCTTTCTTTTTGCCTGGAGGCGTCTGTTTCCTGAAGGGAGCTGTTTTCCTCCATCGATTCAAGGAGGGCAAGTATTCTGGATGAGTCGCCGAAGGTCGATGAAGTTGTGTTGGCGGAAATAATGGCCATGGTTGTCTCCTTAAAGTTTTGTCAGGGCTTCCCTGCCCTGTTCTTCGATGTTTATTGTTTCAGAGGTCCGGGAGATGAGCTTGGTCATCCCTTCTTGAATCCGGCGGATCTCATCCGAGTTGCTTTCCACGGTTTTGCCCGCCTGCATGGCCAGAGTTTGGAATCTCTCGGCCTCTTTTTGGTGAAGGGCCATGCTTTTTTGCTTCGCCATATCCATTATGCTAATTCCGACCTGCGATAAATCCTTTAGCATGGTGACGGCTAATCGAACTATCTTCAAGACCGTTTCCGACGCATTTTTTATGACCTGTTTGGTAAGGGTTTTTACAAGAGATTTCCCCATCATTTTGGTAACGGGTTTTACAAGAGATTTTCCCATCATTTGGGCCATTTTCTGGAACATTTTCATGACGGTCTCGGACACCTTTTTTGTCAGCTGTTGGGTGACAGTTTGCAGGACAGAAGCTCCCCCGGTGAAGAATATCTGGGCGGCTTGAACGGCGAAGGACAGAGCCATTTGAAGCCACTTCAGTTTCCCCTTAAACACTTTCCCCAAAATGGTGTCCAAAGGATTAAGGATTTTCATGACAAAACTAAATATTTTTAGAAACATCCGGAAGAAGCCCCCTTTGGTCAGCTCCTTCACATACTTGTTGAGTTCCCTGATCCGTTTGTCCCTTTTGCCGCTCATGTCGCGAAGCCCGGTATTCAGCCGGCTTCCGGCCAGTTTTTTTTGATCGACCATGCCCTGGGCGGTCCCCGCGAAAAAACTTTCGGTCAGGGTATCGTTGCTGATCGAGGTTAAGTTGATACTTGATGTTCCGGTTACGGGCGGCATAAATTTCTCTGTTATTTTGCGATGTTCCTTATAATCGAGGCGCTGGCATCCTGAACCTTGCTGATTAGGGCCGACAGTGTCTCAAGAGTCGTTTTCCTTTTTCCGCTGAGATCCTGAAGCTGAATCCCGAATTGCTCTCCTTCCGTATTGAGGTCGTCCAACTTTCCCTGGAGATACTTGTTTGCCCCTTCGAGTTGATCGGCCTTGATGGTATATTCCGTATTCCCATGCTTATTTGTCGACTTTGTTCCGATGGTCATCTCGCTTGCCTCGGAGGAGACCCCACCAAGCCCATCGTGGGCTTCGGTGTCGTAGAAATAGTCGCTCACTTGCCCATTGGGAAGACCGTCCAATCCGAGCTCTTTCAGCATGTCATTCAGGTCAGTCCCCACCATTTTCTTTGAATCGTCCTTTCCTTTTACCTTGAAACCATCGTGTTCTCCTTTTTCAAGGCCTTTGAAGGCGCTTAACGCCACGTCAAGCTTGGAAATGCTTTGGCGGTAGGATTTTCTTAGGTCCAGGTTGGCCTGGATTTTTTTGCCCATATCCTTGAGCTGGCCGTCGGAATCCTGAAGGAGCAGGGCCTCGACATAGGTGAGCATGTCCATGGTGCCCGCGCCGATGGTGACGCCGGAGATGGAGTTTGCTGTATTATTTGCCGTGACGATCATGATTTTCTCCTTTCGTTATCAGT harbors:
- a CDS encoding acyl carrier protein; its protein translation is MTKNSQLVSSCDEIRTEVSRFLKGPKANLLFPHVNLKDDLCLDSLDIVELIVHLEKKFGVEFDGDTMPSVETVGDMARYTQSLVTENVKI
- a CDS encoding aspartate aminotransferase family protein — its product is MPFDIHKLIESREGENYALHSNYINPQFAKVLKTIGFDKVYTKAKGPYLYDKDGNEYLDFLSGYGVFAIGRNHPKIKLALTEFIDKDRANLVQMEAPLLSGLLAEALIKRVNQDGIDTVFFTNSGTESNECAIKFARGATGRKRILYLHHAFHGLSTGSLALNGNTEFREGFGDLLPGCEMIRQNDLNQLEDELKKKDVAAFIYEPIQGKGVYIPHDDTLPQAQKLCQKYGTLAIADEIQTGLGRTGKWFGFEHWNLNPDIITVSKSLSGGMVPVGATLTRRSIYNKVFSRMDRCVVHSSTFGQNDLAMVCGLATLSIIEEEGLVEKARMRGEEIVEGLKKLDAKHEWIKEIRGRGLMIGIEFGKPTSLKKKIQWNMVHQINSGLFGELIVMPLLAKHRILTQVSGHEQDVVKILPPLVIEPDHVGRFVTALDSVLEECGQITGPMWEMGKNLVKHALADRKAATA
- a CDS encoding ABC transporter ATP-binding protein, whose translation is MDQVLVAVEGLCKRYPDTLALDNLSFHLKRGEILGLLGPNGAGKTTAIHILLGLLTPSTGEVSVFGLSPLKDRHRIAKRLNFSSAYVNLPTNLKVYEVLNVFSRLYLVKNAAKKIKSLLDLFEISHLKNRVTGALSAGEKTRLNLCKCLLNDPELLLLDEPSASLDPEMADTVRGVLKKIQKEQGIGIVYTSHNMMEVEELCDRILFIHQGKKIAEGSAEEVKRTFKSGSLQEVFIKIVRNGDLIL
- a CDS encoding ABC transporter permease, with translation MNESVSRINAMILRYLYLHKRSVSRTLEVIFWPVMELLVWGFLTLYIQSLAQTEVSKIIIFLINAMIFWDVLYRSQQGVSISIVEDIWTQNIVNLLVSPLKIWEWLTATFIYGTAKILLIVAILAVIAFGLYHFNLIGMNGFYLIPLMANLLFFGWAMGVFTSGLLIRWGHAVEALIWGIPFLVQPLSAIFYPLSILPPSVQVISKLLPSTYVFEGMRAMIRDGVMPSSYMLTAFLLNIVYFFIAGFFFKWMYAKSRASGRLGRLGMD
- a CDS encoding PIN domain-containing protein encodes the protein MIVAVDTNILLDILIPNPSFLESSRRTLNQYVEKAPLIIGEVVYAELAAQFDDELLFKTFLVSTGIRQVPSGNGALWTASRSWKRYNEHKKRKFLQSRRVLADFLVGAHAAVHAGNLITRDQGFYRTYFQNLKIIDPGR
- a CDS encoding type II toxin-antitoxin system PrlF family antitoxin; protein product: MSRLTRKFQITLPKPVRAALNVRSGEEVDFVISAGGRIQVVRKDKRAPFDKFVGLLKSVKTKDSDRIVAGLRGHKS
- a CDS encoding lytic transglycosylase domain-containing protein, with the protein product MDESLITAVIINESGGKIEAVSDTGAYGVMQFTRDIYAPNPKKQFFKTSINPFVPEQAIDRGTAFLTYLRDLPYIKGDLEKIAAGYNQGEGAVADAVASAEAKGGNWKDYFWSTTKFNDPARRSEGLKFIASIKSILSLQDTRVSSAVHSLLANGPEIAQNNNVPSAKEWKQQHMDFNAEGSIVEIAPYAQKI